Genomic DNA from Acuticoccus sp. MNP-M23:
TGCGCTGGAACCACCCCCTTTATGACAGGGCACGCGCCGCAGTCGTATTCGATGCTGTGAGCCGCCGCCTCGTCCACCAGCTCAAATATCATGACGTGCCGGGTGTTGCCCACCTGATGGCGACGCTCATGGCCCCGGCCGCCCATGATCTGACCGCCGATGCGGACATTTTACTGCCGGTGCCGCTGCACCGCTCCCGCCTCGTCGCCAGACGCTTCAACCAGGCCGCGTTGATTGCCGATCAGTTGTCCCCCCTCGTCGGCATTCCGGTGGCCCGCTATGCGGTTCAGCGCACCCGTCGCACCCCGCACCAGGTCGGCCTCAGGCGCGACGAACGGGCCAACAATCTGCACGATGCGTTCATGGTGAAAGACCGCGGCGCCATCGCCGGCCGCCGCGTGGTTCTGGTCGACGACGTTCTGACGACCGGCGCCACGGCTGACGCGCTGGCGTGGACGCTGCGGGCCGCCGGCGCGCGCTCCGTCGCGGTCGCCGTCTTCGCCCGCGTGGTCGGACGCGAGACGGAGCCGGACTGACGGACAATGCGTGCAGCGCCCGGCCGGCCCCGGTCCCCGCCGGGGCCGCTGCGGGTTGGCCCTTGCATTCGCTCCCCCATATGCGAGGTTCGGGCGCAAACTGACGGAGCGTTGAATGCCGACCGTGGAAATCTACACGCGCGATTATTGTGGCTATTGCGGCCGCGCGACACAGCTTTTGCGCGGCAAGGGCGTCGCCTTTCGCGAGTACAATGCCACCAGGGAACCGGCACGGCGAGACGAGATGATTCGCCGCAGTGGCCGCACGACCTTTCCGCAGATTTTCATCGGCGACCTCCACGTCGGCGGTTCGGACGAGCTGTCCGCCTTCGAGCGCTCCGGCAAGCTCGACAAGGCGCTCGAAGGCACGCCGGCCAGGTGAAGCTCGCCGCCCTCCAGCTGCGCAGCACCCGCGACCCGTTCCAGAACGCAGACACCGTCGTCCGCCTCATTCGCGAGGCGGCCGCCCTCGGCGCGCGCTACATCCAGACGCCGGAGCTGACCAATCTCGTCGAAATTCGCCGCAAGCACGCGGCACCCCAGGTGCGCGAGGAGGCGGACGAGCCGGTCTTGTCAGCCGTGCGCCCGCTTTGCGCAGAGCTTGGCGTTACCGTTCACCTCGGTTCGCTGATCGTGCGCGAGGGTGAACAATGGTGCAATCGCGGCTACATGATCGGCCCCGGCGGCGATATCGAGGCGCGTTACGACAAGCTCCACATGTTCGACGTCGATCTTCCATCCGGCCAGAGCTTTCGCGAAAGCAGTGCCTATCGGCAGGGCGAGACCGCCGTGCTGGTGGACGATGGTCCGCTGAAGATCGGCATGGCCATCTGTTTCGACTTGCGCTTCCCGCGCCTGTTCGAAGAACTGGCCAATGAAGGTGCCAATGTCCTCACGGCGCCATCAGCCTTTGCAACGGCCACCGGCGATGCACACTGGCACGTTCTGTTACGCGCACGCGCCATCGAGAATGCCGCCTTCATGGTCGCCGCCGCGCAGGAAGGCCTCCACGAAGACGGACGCACCACGTACGGCCATGCGATGATTGTCGATCCATGGGGCCGGGTCCTTGCCGAGGCCACCGAAACGCCGTCGGTGATCGCGGCCGACATCGACCTTTCGTCGGCCGCCAAGATGCGCGCCCAGATCCCGACCATCGCGGCGCGCCACCCGTCCATTCCCGTTGCGCATCGCGCAACGTCGGAGCAGCAGGCCCTGTCATGATCCACTATCAGCTGCGCTGCGAAGACGGACACGATTTTGACGGCTGGTTCGCGTCGTCGGGCGCCTTCGAAGGACAGCGCACGCGCAAGCTGGTGGACTGCCCGGTGTGCGGGACCACCGCGGTCAACCGCGCGCTGATGGCGCCTGCCGTGCGCACACGCGGCGCGGCCCCGCCCGCCGAACACAAGCCCGAGCAAGCGCCCGCCCCCGAAGAGACGGCGGACAAGGCGCCAGCCCCCGCGGTCGCGGCACAGAACGAAGACTTCACCGCCATGGTGCGCGCGCTGCGCGAAGCCGTGCGCACCCACGGCGTGGATGTCGGGCGCGCATTTCCCGAGGAGGCGCGCCGCATCCATTATGGCGAGGCCGAGCCGCGCGGCATCTACGGCGCTGCTAACGCCGACGAAACGCGCGCGCTGCTGGAAGAGGGCATCGAGGTTCTGCCCCTCCCCGCCCTGCCGGAAGACCACAACTGAAACGCCTGTCATCCGGTTCGCCGGACGCGGCTAGTCCGGGCAGGCGGGCACTTCGATCAGGGTCAGCGACGTCAACTTGCCGGACATGCTGAACGAACCGTAGTTGAAGGACACGTCGTAGCTGATGCCGTTGTCCAGCATGTAGGTGCTCAGCTCGTATGCCGGCATCCGCTCGCCGTCCGCGCCGCCCTGCTCGAAATAGCTCGTCACCAGGCGCCACGCCGTCCGCGCCATCCAGCCGTCTTCAGCAGCCAGGATCACCCGCTCGTCTGCGGAGGCGCCCGGAAGGCCGGTGGCACCGTCGCCGATGACCGTCGCGGTCTCGTAAAGGCTGTCGGCCTCGTCGCCGCCGTCGTAGATGGTCGCCTCCAGAATGCGCTCGCCGGCTTCGGCCGATTCCAGCATCAGCCTTGTGTGGGCTGTCGGGAAGATCGCGCGCGGCAGCGACAGCGTCGTTTCCTTGGGCGAGGAAATGTCGACACTGATGCCGCCTGCGCCGCCGGTTGCGGTCCCCTCGATTTCGTTGTCGAGCGTCTGATCCACCAGGGTCTGGTGGGAAAAGACCAGCTGCGGCGGGCTTGTGGTTTCCCTGGTGGAGGACCGCAGGTCGGTCACCCGCCGAGTGCCCTCCCGGTCGTTCACCTCGGTCACGTTGCGAAATTCCACCGTGTATCCGGTGCAGGACGAGCCGCTCATCTCCAACACGAGCCGACCGCTGGCCTCCACCAGGCTTGTGCTCGGTTCGGCGCTGGACAAGGTGAGGTCATACACCGCGCGGTGGGACTGCAACTCCAGGGCATTGGCCGGCAGGGCGCCAGACAAGCAGGCCGCGCCGATGGCTGCACCAATCGAACCGTGTCGCATCGCCATGCTCTCCGTCCCTCCGCCAAATCCATTCAAGCGCGAGCACTGCACCGCGGTCTCTTGCGCAGTCAAGGCGCCGGGGCCTTGCAGCGGTGCGCCAGTCTGCTAACCCGTGTTGCAACTTTATGCGATGGAAGGACTGTTGAATGGCTGGCGTTGTTGAAGCTGCGCTCGAGGCGGACGGTGTTGTCCTGCCCACCCCCACCGCACCGCAGGGCTCCTACATTCCCTCCGTGCAGACCGGGAATCTCGTCTACATCGCCGGACAGGTCCCCATGGGCCCGAACGGTGTCGAGTTTGTCGGCCGCTGCGGCGATGACAAGTCCGTCGAGGACGGTCAGGCTGCGGCAAGGCTTTGCGCCATCAACATTCTGGCGCAGGTGAAAGCCGCCATCGGCGACCTCGACAAGGTCGTGCGCATCGTGAAGGTGAACGGCTACGTCAACGCCACCCCCGAATTTCGCGACCACCCCAAGGTCATCAACGGCGCGTCCGACTTTCTGGTGAAGATTTTCGGCGAGAAGGGCAAGCACGCCCGCGCCGCGGTGGGTGTGTCCGGGCTCCCCATGGGCGTTGCGGTCGAGGTGGAAGCCATCGTCGAGGTTGCGTCATAACGGGACTGACGCCGGACTGGCTGACCCGCACGCCAATTGCGCATCGCGGCCTTCATGGCGGCGATGCGCCCGAGAACACGCTGGCCGCAGTGGAAGCTGCGGTCGAGGCCGGCTATGCCGTGGAGATCGACCTTCAGTTCACCGCTGACGGCGGGCTCATCATCCTTCACGATCCGACGCTTGAGCGCACCACAGGCGGCGAAGGCCCCGTCGCGGCGCAGACGCTGGATACGCTGCGCGCGGTTCCGATCCGCGGAACCGACGAGACGCTCTCTTCCCTCGACGACGCGCTCGCGCTCGTCTCCGGCCGCGCGCCGCTGTTCCTTGACCTCAAGGCCCCGCGCACCATCGAGCGCAAGGCGGCGATGACGGCCGCAGTGCAGCGGGCGCTCGGCCGCTATGGCGGTGCAACCGCCGCCATGACGTTCGATCCCGACATGCTGGGCCTCCTGCGCCGCGCGCTGCCCGATACGCCGCTTGGCATTCTGTCCGGCCGGGAGACCCCCCACACGTCCATGATCAACCGCTTCGGCCTTGATGCGATGCTTCACACCCCGCGCACCAAGCCGGATTTCGTGGCCTACTTCGCGCAGAGCCTGCCGAACCCCGCCGTGCGGTTCCACCGCCGCAAACGCCCGGTTCTGGCATGGACCGTCCGCACCGAGGTGGAACGGCAGCGGCTTGCACCCCATGTGGACCAGATCATCTTCGAGGGGTTTTCACCCACCGACCGGATGTCCGCGGACCCATCGTCGCGCTGACGGCCGCTCGCGCGACGCTTCGCCGGGAAGGCGCTAGACTGCTCTCTGAACGTCTCGGAAAGGATTGGCCCATGGATGCGCTCACCATCGAAGCCGCCGGTGGCCTGGAAGCTGTGGCGAAAGCCGAATGGGACGCTCTTGCCAACCCCGGCTGGAGTGTCGGCCCTCTCGGCAAGCCGACACGGCTGCATGACGGTGCCGGTGCCGGTGCCTTCAACCCCTTCGTCAGCCATGATTTTCTGAAATGCCTGGAGGATGCCGGCTGCGTCGGCGGGCGCAGCGGCTGGCGGCCGCGCCACATCCTGATCCGCGATGCGGGCGGCGCGCTCATTGCCGCAGCCCCCGCCTACCTCAAGGCCCACAGCCAAGGCGAGTACGTGTTCGACTATGGCTGGGCCGACGCCTATGAGCGCGCGGGGGGGCAATATTACCCCAAGGTGCAGGTCTCGGTCCCGTTCACCCCGGCGCAGGGGCCGCGGCTTCTGGTGGGCGATACCGACGTGAAGAACCGCCGCAGCATCCTTGCCCGCGCGCTCGTTGCGCTTGCCGAGCAAACCGGCGCATCCTCCGTCCATGTCACGTTCACCGAGCCTGCGGATTACGAGGCCCTCACCGGCGCGGACTACCTTGCCCGCCACGACACGCAGTTCCACTGGGAAAACCGCGGCTACGCCACTTTCGACGATTTTCTGGCCGCTCTCGCCTCCCGCAAGCGCAAGCAGGTCAAGCGCGAGCGGCGCGATGCTCTGGCCACCGGCATCAAGATCCGCTGGCTGACCGGCGCCGACATCACCGAAGCCCATTGGGACGCCTTCTACGATTTTTATACCGAGACGGGGTCGCGCAAGTGGGGGCGGCCCTACCTCAACCGGAATTTCTTCTCGCTTCTGGGCGAGCGTGTCGGCGCTTCGGTCTGCCTGATGCTTGCCGAGCGCGATGGCAGGCCCATTGCCGGCGCGCTCAACCTCATCGGATCGGAAACCCTTTTCGGGCGTTATTGGGGCTGTGTGGAAGAACACCCCTTCCTTCATTTTGAGGTTTGCTATTATCAGGCAATAGATTTCGCCATCGAGCACGGGCTGGTCCGGGTGGAAGCGGGTGCGCAGGGTGAACACAAGCTCGCCCGCGGCTACGAAGCCTCCCAGACACGCTCGGCCCACTATTTGCTGCACCCCGGCTTGCGTGACGCGGTCGCGCACTACCTCGAAAACGAACGGCGTGCCGTGGAACACCAGAACGAAGTGTTGAACAGCTACGCCCCCTTCCGGAAAGATGGCCGTGCCCCACAAGACCCTTGAGCCGAAAGACCGGCTCATCCTCTCGATCCATATCCAGAAAACGGCCGGAACGCGGTTTGGCGAGATCCTGCGGCGCCGCCACGGCGAAGGCTTTGCGCTGTATTATGGTGCGAACGACGAGCGCACCCACCCGATGCTGCGGGTCGATCCGCAGGACGTGACGGCAGAGCGCCTCAACGCGCTGGCCGAGAGTGGCATCACCTGTCTCCACGGCCACATCCGGGCGCGCGCGCTCCTGAAGGCCGTCCCCAACCCGAAGCAATATTATGTGTTCCTGCGGGAGCCCATCGAGCAGACGTTGTCGCGCTACCATTTCGTGCGGTCCCTGCCCGAAGGCGGCAAGATGCACGCCCGGATGCGCGAGCATGATTATTCGATCGACGAGTTCGTCCAGCTTCCGGCCATCAGCAATTTCCAGTCCAATTATCTGGAGCCGCTGGACCCGCGGCAGGTGGGCTTTCTGGGCGTGACCGAGCTGTTTGAATCGATGATCGCGCTGCTGGGCCTCAGCGACACGTCGCACCGCGCCAACGTGAACACGAAAAAACCCGTCGTCGACATTGAAACCCGCGCTGCGATGGCGCCCCATCTCACCGCAGATCTGGCGCTGTATTCGCTGGCGATGGAGCTTGCGATCCGCCGCCTCGGCGTCCGCGACACCAAGCGGCGTGCGCGGTACAGGAACAACATTGCCCATCTCGCGCGACGCTTCGGCGCCCCGGTCTGACCCCGCCTCTCAGGATCACCAAGGACGAACGATGACTGATTACGATCCCGACAATATCTTCGCCAAGATCCTGCGCGGCGATATGCCCTCCGAAACTGTCTACGAGGACGACAACACACTCGTCATCATGGATATCATGCCGCGGGTGGACGGCCATGCGCTGGTGCTGCCCAAGGCCCCCTCACGCAACATCCTCGACATGGCGCCTGCCGATCTGGCCAGCTGCGTCGCCACCGTCCAGAAGGTGGCGCGGGCATCCAAGCGCGCCTTCGAGGCCGATGGGATAACCATCCAGCACTTTGTGGAAGGTGCCGGAGGTCAGATGGTGTTTCACACCCACTGGCATGTTCTGCCGCGCTTTGAGGGCACACCGCTGGCGCCGCACTCCACCGATATTGCGCCGGCCGAAAAAGTGAAGGCGAACGCAGACAAGCTGCGCGCTGCCTTCAACGAAGACTGAGCCAGGCTGCCACAATGACCAGCTCGCCGGCGGCAATGCCGATGGCGAGCCGCTTGCCCGCAGCGACGTAAACGCCAAGCGCGAGCAGCGCCGCCCCCACACGCACGCTCGCGGGCAGAAGCCCCAGCGGCCCCGTCGGCATCAGGATCAGCTTTGCGATGAGCGCTGCCACCAGCGCCGTCGCCACGGCCTTGACCCACACGAACACCTCCGACGTCTCGTCCATCCGCCCGGCGAACAGAACGCCCAGCCAGCGCCAGATGTGCGTCGGCAGCGCCGCCGCCACAAGGATTGCGACAATGGGGCTGAGGCCCCAGACGGACGGTTCGGCAATCTCGCTCATGACCGCAGCACCCGGCCGATGCCGTAGGCTGCCGTGCCGCCCACAAGGCCGGCCACCAGAAGATCGGCCTCGGGGACCAGCACCGCAAAGGGTGGCCCCAGCACCAGACCGGCCGCCAGAGCCAGAACGTCTGCGCGGGAGCGCGCAGCCCCCCACAGGGCGAGTAGAAAATAGATGGGCGTGAGGAAGACGAGCGCTGCGGCCAGAAGGTCCGGCATCGCACCGAGCGCGTTGTAGGCCATGATGACGGCCGCGCCGTTGAGCCCGGTCAGCGTCACCGCAAAGCCGGCGAAAAATGGCAGGCGTTGGGGTCGCGCGATCTCTGGTAGCCGCGCCATGGCAAACACCCACGCCGTGATCGCCACAAACCAGGACACCGCCAGAAGCTGCCAGCGCCGCGTCCGAGGCCCCCGCACCACCGGCACCCAGGACATCACCATCGGCATGAAGCGGACCGCCGACAGACCCACTGCAAGGGCCGTTGCCGCCAGCGACGCGCCGCTCCCCACCAGCCCCACAAACACAGCCTGACTTGGCAGCGCCCAGACAAGCACGGTCAGCGCCAGCGTTTCGCCAAGAGAAAAGCCGGCCTCGCGCGCCAGCGCGGCAAAGCCGATCTGCGCCGCCATCAACACAAGCGCGGGAATGGAGAATGCCGCCAGTGCGCCGCGCAAGAACCAGCCGAACGGCGAGCGGGCAGCAGCGGCGGTTGTCTCGTCCATGGCGCGGGAAAGCCCTTGTTCGGTGCCGGCGCTACCGGCCGGTGGCGGCACTGGCGCGCCGAACCGGTTCGCGGATACGCCCAAAGTCCCCCTCGGGGCAAGGATCAGAACAAGAATGCGCCGTCGAGGTCGCCGGGATTTGCGCCGGGGAGGACAATGACCGCGTTGCCTGCAAACAGCGTAACGCCGCTGCCACGGGGGTCGATCCGCACGTCGGCAAGACCGGCGATGCCGGGGAATGCCGACAGGTCGATCCGGTCGCCGGCGGCAAAATCCGCAATCACGTCGCGCCCGGTGCCGGGGGCAAAGGTGAACACATCATTGCCGGCCCCGCCGGCAAGCCGGTCGCGCCCCGGACCACCGGACAGAACGTCGTCGCCCCCGCCGCCGGACAGCCGATCATGCCCCGCATTGCCGAACAGGCGGTCCCCGCCCGCACCGCCCGCCAGCCTGTCATTGGCGCTGCCGCCGCTCAGCCAGTCAGCACCCGGACCGCCGGAGAGAACGTCCCGCCCCGGTTCGCCGCGGAGGGCATCGTCGCCGGGGCCACCGTAGAGCCGGTCATTGCCGAAACTGCCGCGCAGCGTATCGGCGCCGCCGCCCCCTGCCGCAACGTCCGCCGCAGCGCCGGTGTCGATGCGGTCGTCGCCGCCGCGGCCGCGCAGCACGTCGCGCCCGCTGAGGCCGCGCATGACATCGTCGCCGCGCGTTCCGGTCAGCCGGTCGGCATCCGCTGTCCCCACAATGCGCGCACCGTCCCGGCCAGCAGGGTCGCCCACGGGATCGAAATCGCTGAGGTCCACCAGCCGGTCGGCGAAGGCTGCAACCTCGATGCCCGTCAGAATATCTGTGCCGTCGCGCCCGCTGCCACCTTCGTGGGCCACGCGCACGCTGCCGCCTTCGCGCGTGAGGGTGTATGCGCTGGCCTCGCCCCGGAAATAGGCGGTGTCGCGGCCCCCGGCGCCGGCCAGCGTGTCATCGCCGCCAAGGCCGCGAAGGCCGTCATTGCCGGCGCCGCCTTCAATGTAGTTGTGGCCGTTGAGCCCGCTGGCAAAGGCCGAAGGGGTCTGAAAATCGTTGAAGAGGCTGAGATATTCCAGCATCGACGTGCCGTAGCCATCCGCCCTTGCCGACGTGCCCCCGCTGTCCAGAAACGCGCGCATGCCGGCGAAACCCACGAGCCATGTTGCGCCCAGAATGCCGGAGAGCGTCATGCGATGCCCATTGAGCGTCTGCCCGGCGTAGACATTGTAGCCGTATTGGCTCAGCGTATCCCAGTTCCAGGCGGTGTATTCGCGGGCGGCCGCGTCCTGCACAGCGGGGCTGCCCAGAAAATCGGCTTTGGAGTTGATCCCGCCCCGTCCCGTCCAGCGGCCGACGAAATCCTGCGCAGCGGTGCTGTCCCCGGCGTAGTAGCCGATTTCCTGCAGGGCCGGCTCGCTCAGCTGGTAGCGGCCAAGATAGCCGAGCGAACTGACGGCGGCATAATTGTCGCTGGATTCGCGCATGGCGAGCGCATCGAAATAATCGGAGTAGGTGCCGCGCGAGGCCATACGCAATCATCTCATCTTGTGAAGCGCGATGGTGTTGAACCCGTCACGCCATCAGCCACTGCACACAAACGAGGCGGCAGGGTCCCCCGCCGCCTCGTTGCATCTCAATGTGTCGCCACGCTGTCCTCTAGCGGGAGGACAATGGCACCCGCGGCATGATCGACGATCCCCCGGCACCACCGTCCGCGGTGGGCTCGGGTGCGGGGCCGTCATCGTCACCGCCGTCGCCCTCGTCACCGTCGTCTTCAACCGAGTGGCGGGGCTCCGGGTCGGCAATCGCTTCAAGCGCGAGGGACTTCTTGCCGTCCTCGTCAACCTCGACCTTCACCTTGACGGTGCCGCCGTGCTTGAGATCGCCGAACAGCACCTGATCGGCCAGCGGCCGCTTGATGTGCTCCTGGATCACGCGGCCCAGCGGACGGGCGCCCATCTTCTCGTCGTAGCCTTCTGCCGCAAGCCACGCGACAGCGTCTTCGGTCAGCTCGAACGTCACGTTGCGGTCGGCAAGCTGGGCCTCCAGCTGCATCACGAACTTCTCCACCACGCGGTGGACGACGTCCGCCGGCAGCGGGCTGAACGGGACGATCGCATCAAGCCGGTTGCGGAATTCCGGCGTGAACAGCTTGTTGATGGCTTCCAGGTCCTCGCCCTCGCGGCGAGCACGGTTGAAGCCGATGGGGGCCTTGGCAAGATCGGCAGCGCCCGCATTGGTCGTCATGATGAGGACGACGTTGCGGAAGTCCACCTGCTTGCCGTTGTGGTCCGTCAGCTTCCCGTGATCCATGACCTGGAGCAGGATGTTGAACAGATCCGGGTGCGCCTTCTCGATCTCGTCCAGCAGGAGCACGCAGTGTGGATGCTGGTCGACACCGTCGGTGAGCAGGCCACCCTGGTCGAAGCCGACATAGCCCGGAGGCGCGCCGATGAGGCGGCTCACCGTGTGCCGCTCCATGTACTCCGACATGTCGAAGCGCAGGAGCTCCACGCCCATCAGCTCGGCAAGCTGCTTGGCCGCTTCCGTCTTGCCGACGCCGGTGGGGCCGGAGAACAGGTAAGAGCCGATCGGCTTGTTGGGTTCGCGCAGGCCTGCTCGCGCAAGCTTGATGGCGGAAGACAACACGTCGATGGCCGATTCCTGGCCGTAGACCACCCGCTTGAGGTTGGCTTCGATGTTGAGGAGCACCTCCGCATCGTCCTTCGACACCGACTTTGGCGGAATGCGCGCCATCGTGGCCACCGTGGCCTCGATGTCCTTCACCGTCACCGTCTTGCGGCGTTCGTTCTGGGGCACCAGCATCTGCGAGGCCCCGGTTTCGTCGATCACGTCGATCGCCTTGTCCGGCAGCTTGCGGTCGTTGATGTAGCGGTGGCTGAGCTCCACAGCCGACTTGATGGCCTCGTTGCTGTATTTCAGCTTGTGGAACTCTTCGTAACGCGGCTTGAGGCCGATCAGGATCTCGATGGCGTCATCCACCGTCGGCTCCGCCACGTCGATCTTCTGGAAGCGCCGGACGAGGGCCCGGTCCTTCTCGAAGAACTGGCGGTATTCCTTGTAGGTGGTCGACCCGATGCACTTGATCGCACCGGACGAGAGCGCCGGCTTGAGGAGGTTGGAGGCATCCATCGCGCCGCCCGACGTTGCACCCGCACCGATCACGGTGTGGATCTCGTCGATGAACATGATGGCGCCCGGATACTCCTCGATCTCCTTGACGACCTGCTTCAGCCGCTCCTCGAAATCACCGCGGTAGCGCGTGCCGGCCAGGAGCGCGCCCATGTCGAGCGCGAAGATGGTGGACTCCAGCAGCACCTCGGGGACGTCCGCTTCGGTAATGCGCTTGGCGAGGCCTTCGGCGATGGCGGTCTTGCCGACGCCGGGGTCGCCCACGAACAGCGGGTTGTTCTTCTGCCGGCGGCAGAGGACCTGGATCGTGCGGCGCACCTCGTTGGCACGGCCGATCAGGGGATCGACCTTGCCGGCCTTGGCCTTCTCGTTGAGGTTGACGCAATACGCCTCCAGCGCGTCGGTCTTGCGCTTGGGGCCGCTGTCCTCGGGCGTCGTTTCCTCGTCGGTCTCGCGGGTGCGGCCGGGCTCCATGCCCGCCCGCTTGGCGATGCCGTGGCTGATGTAGTTCACCGCGTCGTAGCGCGTCATCTCCTGCTCCTGCAGGAAATAGGCGGCATGGCTTTCCCGTTCGGCGAAGATCGCGACGAGGACGTTTGCGCCCGTCACCTCTTCCCGCCCGGAGCTCTGGACGTGGATCACCGCACGCTGGATCACGCGCTGGAAACTGGCGGTGGGTTTTGAATCGTCATCGTTGTCGATGACCAGATTGTCGAGTTCGGCGTCGATATATTCGGCCAGGTCCCGACGCAGGCGGTCGAGATCCACATTGCAGGCCTTCATCACGGCCGCGGCATCCTGATCGTCGACGAGGGCGAGAAG
This window encodes:
- a CDS encoding ComF family protein; the encoded protein is MARDQTIDSGKHAANPARWLGVVARKSLDVLVPPLCLSCRRPLAQPRALCGGCWRQLTLVGAPICDIMGTPLPYDAGPGARSPELRWNHPLYDRARAAVVFDAVSRRLVHQLKYHDVPGVAHLMATLMAPAAHDLTADADILLPVPLHRSRLVARRFNQAALIADQLSPLVGIPVARYAVQRTRRTPHQVGLRRDERANNLHDAFMVKDRGAIAGRRVVLVDDVLTTGATADALAWTLRAAGARSVAVAVFARVVGRETEPD
- the grxC gene encoding glutaredoxin 3, translating into MPTVEIYTRDYCGYCGRATQLLRGKGVAFREYNATREPARRDEMIRRSGRTTFPQIFIGDLHVGGSDELSAFERSGKLDKALEGTPAR
- a CDS encoding carbon-nitrogen hydrolase family protein, which produces MKLAALQLRSTRDPFQNADTVVRLIREAAALGARYIQTPELTNLVEIRRKHAAPQVREEADEPVLSAVRPLCAELGVTVHLGSLIVREGEQWCNRGYMIGPGGDIEARYDKLHMFDVDLPSGQSFRESSAYRQGETAVLVDDGPLKIGMAICFDLRFPRLFEELANEGANVLTAPSAFATATGDAHWHVLLRARAIENAAFMVAAAQEGLHEDGRTTYGHAMIVDPWGRVLAEATETPSVIAADIDLSSAAKMRAQIPTIAARHPSIPVAHRATSEQQALS
- a CDS encoding DUF1178 family protein, encoding MIHYQLRCEDGHDFDGWFASSGAFEGQRTRKLVDCPVCGTTAVNRALMAPAVRTRGAAPPAEHKPEQAPAPEETADKAPAPAVAAQNEDFTAMVRALREAVRTHGVDVGRAFPEEARRIHYGEAEPRGIYGAANADETRALLEEGIEVLPLPALPEDHN
- a CDS encoding EipB family protein → MRHGSIGAAIGAACLSGALPANALELQSHRAVYDLTLSSAEPSTSLVEASGRLVLEMSGSSCTGYTVEFRNVTEVNDREGTRRVTDLRSSTRETTSPPQLVFSHQTLVDQTLDNEIEGTATGGAGGISVDISSPKETTLSLPRAIFPTAHTRLMLESAEAGERILEATIYDGGDEADSLYETATVIGDGATGLPGASADERVILAAEDGWMARTAWRLVTSYFEQGGADGERMPAYELSTYMLDNGISYDVSFNYGSFSMSGKLTSLTLIEVPACPD
- a CDS encoding RidA family protein encodes the protein MAGVVEAALEADGVVLPTPTAPQGSYIPSVQTGNLVYIAGQVPMGPNGVEFVGRCGDDKSVEDGQAAARLCAINILAQVKAAIGDLDKVVRIVKVNGYVNATPEFRDHPKVINGASDFLVKIFGEKGKHARAAVGVSGLPMGVAVEVEAIVEVAS
- a CDS encoding glycerophosphodiester phosphodiesterase family protein; this encodes MAHRGLHGGDAPENTLAAVEAAVEAGYAVEIDLQFTADGGLIILHDPTLERTTGGEGPVAAQTLDTLRAVPIRGTDETLSSLDDALALVSGRAPLFLDLKAPRTIERKAAMTAAVQRALGRYGGATAAMTFDPDMLGLLRRALPDTPLGILSGRETPHTSMINRFGLDAMLHTPRTKPDFVAYFAQSLPNPAVRFHRRKRPVLAWTVRTEVERQRLAPHVDQIIFEGFSPTDRMSADPSSR
- a CDS encoding GNAT family N-acetyltransferase encodes the protein MDALTIEAAGGLEAVAKAEWDALANPGWSVGPLGKPTRLHDGAGAGAFNPFVSHDFLKCLEDAGCVGGRSGWRPRHILIRDAGGALIAAAPAYLKAHSQGEYVFDYGWADAYERAGGQYYPKVQVSVPFTPAQGPRLLVGDTDVKNRRSILARALVALAEQTGASSVHVTFTEPADYEALTGADYLARHDTQFHWENRGYATFDDFLAALASRKRKQVKRERRDALATGIKIRWLTGADITEAHWDAFYDFYTETGSRKWGRPYLNRNFFSLLGERVGASVCLMLAERDGRPIAGALNLIGSETLFGRYWGCVEEHPFLHFEVCYYQAIDFAIEHGLVRVEAGAQGEHKLARGYEASQTRSAHYLLHPGLRDAVAHYLENERRAVEHQNEVLNSYAPFRKDGRAPQDP
- a CDS encoding sulfotransferase family 2 domain-containing protein; its protein translation is MPHKTLEPKDRLILSIHIQKTAGTRFGEILRRRHGEGFALYYGANDERTHPMLRVDPQDVTAERLNALAESGITCLHGHIRARALLKAVPNPKQYYVFLREPIEQTLSRYHFVRSLPEGGKMHARMREHDYSIDEFVQLPAISNFQSNYLEPLDPRQVGFLGVTELFESMIALLGLSDTSHRANVNTKKPVVDIETRAAMAPHLTADLALYSLAMELAIRRLGVRDTKRRARYRNNIAHLARRFGAPV
- a CDS encoding HIT family protein — protein: MTDYDPDNIFAKILRGDMPSETVYEDDNTLVIMDIMPRVDGHALVLPKAPSRNILDMAPADLASCVATVQKVARASKRAFEADGITIQHFVEGAGGQMVFHTHWHVLPRFEGTPLAPHSTDIAPAEKVKANADKLRAAFNED
- a CDS encoding AzlD domain-containing protein yields the protein MSEIAEPSVWGLSPIVAILVAAALPTHIWRWLGVLFAGRMDETSEVFVWVKAVATALVAALIAKLILMPTGPLGLLPASVRVGAALLALGVYVAAGKRLAIGIAAGELVIVAAWLSLR
- a CDS encoding AzlC family ABC transporter permease, encoding MDETTAAAARSPFGWFLRGALAAFSIPALVLMAAQIGFAALAREAGFSLGETLALTVLVWALPSQAVFVGLVGSGASLAATALAVGLSAVRFMPMVMSWVPVVRGPRTRRWQLLAVSWFVAITAWVFAMARLPEIARPQRLPFFAGFAVTLTGLNGAAVIMAYNALGAMPDLLAAALVFLTPIYFLLALWGAARSRADVLALAAGLVLGPPFAVLVPEADLLVAGLVGGTAAYGIGRVLRS
- a CDS encoding calcium-binding protein, producing the protein MASRGTYSDYFDALAMRESSDNYAAVSSLGYLGRYQLSEPALQEIGYYAGDSTAAQDFVGRWTGRGGINSKADFLGSPAVQDAAAREYTAWNWDTLSQYGYNVYAGQTLNGHRMTLSGILGATWLVGFAGMRAFLDSGGTSARADGYGTSMLEYLSLFNDFQTPSAFASGLNGHNYIEGGAGNDGLRGLGGDDTLAGAGGRDTAYFRGEASAYTLTREGGSVRVAHEGGSGRDGTDILTGIEVAAFADRLVDLSDFDPVGDPAGRDGARIVGTADADRLTGTRGDDVMRGLSGRDVLRGRGGDDRIDTGAAADVAAGGGGADTLRGSFGNDRLYGGPGDDALRGEPGRDVLSGGPGADWLSGGSANDRLAGGAGGDRLFGNAGHDRLSGGGGDDVLSGGPGRDRLAGGAGNDVFTFAPGTGRDVIADFAAGDRIDLSAFPGIAGLADVRIDPRGSGVTLFAGNAVIVLPGANPGDLDGAFLF